A genomic region of Plasmodium vivax chromosome 1, whole genome shotgun sequence contains the following coding sequences:
- a CDS encoding aspartyl protease, putative (encoded by transcript PVX_088125A) translates to MKHMGGFRTLFCGALFLLQFWGEATCHKVYKVGSEPIPCSQCKDVRECSACLFEEQDSPHAIHLKLNKKKPSDHSNLKKHHDSLKLGGVKYYVKRGEGISGSLGNPSGHTLDDIDSINEEIRIRREESAGVGRNGAEVTAYGGSGPSDRFAGVQRHAHAGGVSGDMASGEQRGSDEIAKGESFIDVKNAHAVVEQTEENVFLIPLKHLRDSQFVGTLLVGVPPQEIHPIFDTGSTNLWVVTTDCEEESCKKVKRYNPYKSKTFRRSFIGKNLHIVFGSGSISGSIGKETFVLGDHTVRNQTFGLVESESNDSLNGDNIFDYIDFEGIVGLGFPEMLSAGKVSFFDNLLSQNKNLSPQFSFYISPEDNTSTFLVGGVSKSFYEGSIYMLPVVKEYYWEVELDGIYVGEKKICCEEKSYAIFDTGTSYNTMPSAQMKGFFDVVPSAPCTEENYQEVLKNYPVIKYLFGDLVIELLPEEYMILNEESCIPAYMQIDVPSEKNHAYLLGSIAFMRHYYTVFVRGAGGQPSMVGVAKARAAAEAAQKVAE, encoded by the coding sequence ATGAAGCACATGGGGGGGTTCAGGACGCTCTTCTGTGGAGCTCTATTTTTGCTCCAATTCTGGGGGGAGGCCACGTGCCATAAGGTATACAAGGTGGGTTCAGAACCCATCCCCTGTTCGCAGTGCAAGGACGTACGTGAATGCAGCGCGTGTCTGTTTGAGGAGCAGGATTCCCCACATGCGATCCACTTGAAGCTGAATAAGAAGAAGCCAAGTGACCACagcaatttgaagaagcaccACGATTCGCTGAAGCTCGGCGGGGTGAAGTACTACGTGAAGAGGGGAGAAGGAATTTCAGGCAGTCTGGGTAACCCCTCGGGGCACACCCTGGATGATATAGACAGCATTAACGAGGAGATCAGGATCAGGCGGGAGGAGAGCGCCGGCGTGGGCAGGAACGGCGCAGAGGTTACCGCTTATGGGGGGAGTGGCCCGTCCGACCGCTTCGCGGGGGTGCAGAGGCACGCGCACGCGGGGGGGGTAAGCGGCGACATGGCGAGCGGCGAACAGAGGGGAAGCGACGAAATTGCGAAGGGCGAGAGCTTCATCGACGTGAAGAACGCCCACGCCGTGGTGGAGCAGACGGAAGAGAACGTCTTCCTAATCCCCCTGAAGCACCTGCGTGATAGCCAGTTCGTGGGGACTCTCCTCGTGGGGGTCCCCCCTCAAGAGATCCACCCCATCTTTGACACGGGCAGCACAAATCTGTGGGTGGTTACAACAGACTGTGAGGAGGAGTCTTGCAAAAAGGTTAAGAGGTACAACCCGTATAAGTCCAAAACGTTTAGGAGATCATTCATAGGGAAGAACCTCCACATCGTATTCGGATCGGGTTCTATTTCTGGGTCCATTGGGAAGGAAACGTTCGTCTTAGGAGACCATACAGTGCGCAACCAGACGTTTGGGTTAGTGGAGAGTGAATCAAACGACAGCCTAAATGGAGACAATATATTTGACTACATCGATTTTGAGGGCATTGTAGGGTTGGGGTTTCCAGAAATGCTATCAGCAGGGAAGGTCTCTTTTTTTGATAATCTACTGAGTCAGAATAAGAACTTATCTCCGcagttttccttttacatATCTCCGGAGGACAACACGTCTACCTTCCTAGTCGGTGGGGTGAGCAAGTCTTTTTACGAGGGCAGCATCTACATGCTTCCCGTGGTGAAGGAGTACTACTGGGAGGTGGAGTTGGATGGCATTTacgtgggggagaaaaaaatttgttgtGAGGAGAAGAGCTACGCCATTTTTGACACGGGCACTTCGTATAACACCATGCCTAGTGCTCAGATGAAGGGGTTTTTTGATGTGGTTCCTTCTGCCCCCTGCACGGAGGAGAACTACCAGGAGGTGCTGAAGAACTACCCCGTGATTAAGTACCTGTTTGGCGACTTGGTAATAGAGCTGCTGCCAGAGGAATACATGATTTTGAATGAGGAGAGCTGCATCCCGGCGTACATGCAAATTGACGTGCCCTCGGAGAAGAACCACGCCTACCTGCTCGGCAGCATTGCCTTCATGCGGCACTACTACACGGTCTTCGTGCGCGGCGCGGGCGGGCAGCCCTCCATGGTCGGCGTCGCAAAGGCCAGAGCGGCGGCGGAGGCGGCGCAGAAGGTGGCCGAGTGA
- a CDS encoding hypothetical protein (encoded by transcript PVX_088130A) — protein MNGSFIELIKDIKRDDSVQNVERNYALCVRSLREMERRKRGKEKEPIFSLLTCRAKDKSIALMKLLYLQMHGRKIDPEHNFTVMEMLTSSKYVLRRRGHLFLHHSTDREDVTFLSINLFRKELYRESFPIGSPSVKTNVINSIANMGCAIVRENIGMLQSSARSYLIISGVESNGPPSRGHHFPIGGEEPPHEKEKKKQFTHTNCISKETNVYNTALVLNTLSNICTSIMSSNLHTHVLHLLNSSQVYIKKKAIVSLYRVVTSNLETLPVFLDSIKKSFLSLYSDESSSYDQLGRDQREHAHRDNTTLCCLIVNVLAEVFSALEWSSVSGVGGGSGVSGVGGVSGISGVSRSCGGGAAPHLKKFLAFIPLIYSILNERLSLIDNWKFIKIVKFLRQLVRHESRIYKKFLHLIVHVLFTNKAKSVVYECLSFLLLHYQKGCAVDLDLQRYAPWGEAGPERRGAGIRGDEVSGDGVRGDGLLSDGLRGDAPPSRPPPDCVAKLLQLCFAHLAENFHSEDKNIVYVTTKMYVAILASPDVHQKFIQHNMMEELSSNVLSSLDHDVTIRKSLLRIIHYLMNESNFQPIAYNILTCLYGGTEGDFAGEYVDAILLYGQKKGHLLKNINLYVFLLFYMLCMKNHRKEAEVVREILRVNGGPGGTTHITTNFLSAMYVVTYGAAVLRRQLGGERSGIGSGISSGVRSGVSSGVRRGVSSGVDNHVGGRVGKIFPRFTAPLASPFSPPPGDPLGETALGESHSSELMNQMSTLLQEAKPMDAFARYDLLEYITGTLHMHGSDRHDRVEDPYKDVTQVEVATFEHLIYFVYAYLEEAHHQIKEYQNEHFLKVFFFSLYLFFTHFSVASILWYVAKIFFFFYQYEGSRRLVRFYMSKLASHVGHLLGKRNIVETVDCCATLRSLFCLVLNGKHAGGGPTGDDSTDGEDSPTGEDPFNGEATNRGVSLYTCVTDYLQLDPSEESFNLDRPFKYHDAFFLHPGGSPSGGSSSGGSPSGGSPLGGSPSGEQRPSASEVTLPPAGAGKVASSASAITTSGGTASGVIASGMTASGGTASALTVDEAAIAVAGSRELCANGDLQSFLRELSEEQSEWRQRDQRTFHQVSQSAHMKLYFQVHQDERLLRLYFQLVGSPVTVQNLSVRTSLQVIKCQVAFTGEEEELLLLGDDQMAQDTPTCDELTSKRHAQGGPLERNHSERIRSDNLTEVTSIERVPKSFLLSTHFEIPSGSVKLAYSYWCNSTLHEEPSVEIPFVPLEPAALSIDELTNVKKRRGVHRIVAEEITVDEETHPTEFIFSCFVFLAEHLHLFFFNMGKVFSNLRCGCCADTLRLIFCAARTSSREAPPDKTVLLINVHHRKTGQAGDPTTYRVEAKMKVLNDCEEECVRMLNYAEFHLTKLLTGRLKIRSPRIALTRG, from the exons atgaacgGGTCGTTCATCGAGCTGATCAAGGACATCAAGCGGGACGACAGCGTCCAGAACGTGGAGAGGAACTACGCCCTGTGCGTTAGGAGCCTGCGAGAAATGGAGAGGAGGAAACGGGGCAAGGAAAAGGAACCGATATTCAGCCTGCTCACCTGCAGAGCGAAAGACAAGTCCATCGCGCTGATGAAGCTGCTCTACCTCCAAATGCACGGAAGGAAAATAGACCCCGAACATAACTTCACCGTGATGGAGATGCTAACATCCAGTAAGTATGTTTTGAGGAGGCGTGGCCATCTGTTCCTCCACCACTCCACAGATAGGGAAGACGTGACGTTTCTTTCGATTAATTTATTTCGGAAGGAGTTATACAGGGAGAGCTTCCCCATAGGGTCTCCCTCCGTAAAGACCAACGTCATCAATTCGATTGCTAACATGGGATGTGCCATTGTGAGGGAGAACATCGGCATGCTTCAAAGCTCTGCAAGGAGTTACCTAATCATATCGGGGGTAGAGTCGAATGGACCCCCTTCCAGGGGGCACCACTTCCCCATTGGGGGAGAAGAACCCCCtcatgaaaaggaaaaaaaaaaacaatttacaCACACAAATTGTATTTCGAAAGAGACAAATGTGTATAACACTGCTCTCGTTTTGAACACCCTCAGCAACATTTGCACCTCCATCATGAGTAGCAACCTGCATACCCATGTGCTGCATCTCCTGAATAGCTCCCAAGTGTATATAAAGAAGAAGGCGATTGTGAGCCTCTACAGAGTAGTCACGAGCAACTTAGAAACGTTGCCAGTTTTTTTAGACTCTATTAAGAAGAGCTTCCTTTCTCTCTACAGCGATGAGAGTTCATCGTACGATCAGCTGGGGAGGGACCAGAGGGAGCACGCCCACCGGGACAACACCACGCTGTGCTGCCTCATTGTGAACGTCCTGGCGGAGGTCTTCTCCGCCCTGGAGTGGAGCTCCGTCAGCGGAGTTGGCGGTGggagcggcgttagcggAGTTGGCGGCGTGAGTGGTATTAGCGGAGTTAGCCGCTcttgcggggggggggcggccccCCACCTGAAGAAGTTCCTCGCGTTCATCCCCCTCATCTACAGCATCCTGAACGAGCGACTGAGCCTGATCGACAATTGGAAGTTCATCAAGATCGTAAAGTTTTTGAGACAGCTAGTTAGGCACGAAAGTAGAATCTATAAAAAGTTCCTGCATCTAATTGTGCATGTGCTTTTTACCAACAAGGCGAAGAGCGTCGTCTACGAGTGCCTCAGCTTTCTGCTGCTCCACTACCAGAAGGGCTGCGCGGTGGACTTGGACCTCCAGCGGTACGCGCCCTGGGGCGAGGCCGGCCCCGAGCGGAGGGGCGCCGGCATCCGAGGTGATGAAGTCTCCGGTGATGGGGTGCGCGGGGATGGGCTTCTCTCTGATGGGCTTCGCGGGgatgcccccccctcccgGCCGCCGCCCGACTGCGTTGCCAAACTGCTGCAGCTCTGCTTCGCCCACCTCGCGGAGAACTTCCACAGCGAAGACAAAAACATCGTCTACGTCACGACGAAGATGTATGTAGCCATTTTGGCCTCCCCAGATGTGCACCAGAAATTTATCCAACACAATATGATGGAGGAGCTCTCCTCCAACGTGCTGAGCAGCCTCGACCACGACGTGACCATCAGGAAGAGTCTCCTTCGCATTATTCACTACCTCATGAATGAAAGCAACTTCCAACCAATCGCCTACAACATACTCACGTGTCTTTATGGGGGGACCGAAGGAGACTTCGCAGGAGAGTACGTAGATGCCATTTTGCTGTATGGTCAGAAGAAGGGGcacttattaaaaaatattaatttatatgtgttccttttgtttTACATGCTGTGCATGAAGAACCACAGGAAGGAGGCCGAGGTGGTTCGGGAGATCCTCCGCGTGAATGGCGGTCCGGGGGGGACCACCCACATCACCACCAACTTTCTCAGCGCCATGTACGTCGTGACGTATGGAGCGGCGGTGCTGCGGCGccagctggggggggagagaagcggtATAGGTAGCGGTATAAGCAGCGGTGTGCGAAGCGGTGTAAGCAGCGGTGTGCGAAGAGGTGTAAGCAGCGGTGTGGATAACCATGTTGGCGGCCGTGTGGGCAAAATCTTCCCCCGATTTACCGCCCCGCTTGCCTCcccgttttcccccccaccggGGGACCCCCTCGGAGAAACTGCACTCGGGGAGAGCCACTCCTCGGAGCTGATGAACCAAATGAGCACCCTCCTCCAGGAGGCCAAACCGATGGACGCCTTTGCCAGGTACGACCTACTCGAGTACATCACAGGGACGCTACACATGCATGGAAGTGACCGGCACGATCGGGTAGAAGACCCCTACAAAGACGTAACCCAAGTGGAGGTAGCCACCTTTGAGCacctcatttattttgtgtatgcATATCTGGAGGAGGCACACCACCAGATAAAGGAGTACCAAAACGAACACTTCTTGAAGGTCTTCTTTTTCAGCCTCTACCTGTTCTTCACGCATTTCAGTGTCGCTAGCATTCTCTGGTACGTTGCaaaaatctttttctttttttaccaatACGAGGGCAGCAGAAGGTTGGTTCGTTTCTACATGAGCAAGTTGGCTTCCCATGTGGGTCACCTGCTTGGGAAACGGAACATCGTGGAGACGGTGGACTGCTGCGCCACTTTGAGGAGTTTGTTTTGCCTCGTGCTGAATGGGAAGCatgcgggggggggacccaCTGGCGATGACTCCACTGATGGGGAGGACTCCCCCACTGGAGAGGACCCCTTCAATGGAGAGGCCACCAACAGGGGGGTCAGCCTCTACACCTGCGTCACGGACTACCTCCAGCTGGACCCCTCAGAGGAGAGCTTCAACTTGGACCGCCCCTTTAAGTACCACGACGCGTTCTTTTTGCACCCCGGGGGGAGTCCTTCGGGGGGAAGTTCTTCGGGGGGAAGTCCTTCGGGGGGAAgtcctttgggggggagccCTTCCGGGGAGCAGAGACCGAGTGCCAGCGAGGTGACGCTTCCCCCGGCCGGGGCGGGCAAAGTCGCGTCCTCCGCTTCGGCGATTACCACTTCGGGGGGGACCGCTTCCGGGGTGATCGCTTCCGGGATGACCGCCTCGGGGGGGACCGCCTCCGCCTTGACCGTGGACGAGGCAGCCATCGCCGTTGCCGGCAGCCGCGAACTGTGTGCCAACGGAGACCTGCAATCTTTCCTGCGCGAACTGAGCGAGGAACAGAGCGAGTGGAGACAAAGAGACCAGCGGACCTTCCACCAGGTTAGCCAGAGTGCCCACATGAAGTTATATTTCCAAGTGCATCAAGATGAACGTCTCCTCCGTTTGTATTTCCAGCTGGTGGGATCTCCTGTAACGGTTCAAAATCTCTCCGTGCGTACGTCTCTCCAAGTGATTAAATGCCAGGTGGCATTCACcggtgaggaagaagagctGCTTCTGCTGGGGGATGACCAGATGGCCCAGGATACCCCCACCTGCGATGAATTAACAAGCAAACGACATGCCCAGGGTGGTCCTCTCGAGAGGAATCACTCCGAAAGAATTAGAAGCGACAACCTAACTGAAGTGACCTCCATCGAAAGGGTCCCCAAGAGTTTTCTCCTTAGTACCCACTTTGAAATTCCATCTGGCTCTGTTAAGTTGGCCTACAGCTATTGGTGTAACTCTACTCTCCATGAAGAACCATCTGTTGAGATTCCATTCGTGCCTCTCGAGCCGGCGGCCCTATCGATAGACGAGCTTACGAAC gtgaagaagcgaagaggCGTGCACCGAATCGTAGCCGAAGAGATAACAGTCGACGAGGAGACCCACCCAACCGAATTTATCTTCAGTTGTTTTGTCTTCCTGGCAGAGCAcctccatttgtttttttttaacatgggGAAGGTTTTTTCCAACTTACGGTGTGGCTGCTGTGCGGACACGCTCCGCCTCATTTTCTGCGCGGCTCGCACGTCCAGCCGGGAGGCCCCGCCAG acaAGACGGTGCTCCTAATCAACGTGCACCACAGGAAAACGGGCCAGGCGGGCGACCCCACCACCTACAGGGTCGAAGCGAAGATGAAGGTGCTCAACGACTGCGAGGAGGAGTGCGTGCGGATGCTCAACTACGCCGAGTTTCACCTCACCAAGCTGCTCACGGGGCGGCTCAAAATAAGGTCGCCCCGCATTGCGCTCACGCGGGGGTGA
- a CDS encoding hypothetical protein, conserved (encoded by transcript PVX_088140A), which yields MKICNYIFGKVTDPYSHIEKIKGLLELPAERVKNKWRATNFVQSCVRRYEEQVEEKSYKIKNDVHAALREDFSPSERNTTEELLFINRYLYFEHSTEKNLLVCRKKIKRRFGVNSYFHNINKSLHHLKREGYVSRETSEVVAVFPANCFIKFFCTKGNRFSAFVIERSDCYVNWGYVFRGSWLVRDSDLDHFAGAAASEGGPSPRGGGRRDSLRGYRAVQRLPRSGAPPLAGHSNRPRCCLLYHGEGVQNIAFMQTRRCKDGPAGHFSPPDFLTTELDEKHRCSRLFLNSCRCLPPRKKLLLLEADEKNFLSIYLSKDTKRIFLLSGNHHTNRLFLIQCKDAPRKGTPHYELRLIRLVGQPLLRGKFFPEHFRHHVVLLRKGDNLTEVYSLPCDALHLHAGQLGRAKKRGRERVFFPTHSVVVTREEVPIDGRLRRMVALQNCTLHDFDMTRYGLVLYAYRYFLKPLLCLLYLFSKRGRHHGRGEVDSTSPNIASTPSTASPSTTASPSTTASPSTTASPSTTASTPAKESRLVAKMKILSVPIAKGSLQGGLNSRFQSHLISVYICNPFVSSTRVVVDLRRGAVALPRNVQGGQPPRGGNEKKEENEENEEYPQNVANPQNMTKLTKMTNPQSDPFFRAKNNLRYDRELEGIFAKNKNYQIRDLFIPTQEGGELPVTLIYRRRRNGNLYHNEKDHYKGFSKHVEEESASFTVSATSWGDLCVHFSSPPRWSLDVGVQVEEHLPLFIKPSKTIINVYPFYRQLNICSYSDEFHFLLLSNFILVYFHLTGSGGLQEGIRSPLYRDTACNKLRTIRDLTDSINCLKHLNVSETDSMTIHLHSNSGLLGGFLLNGQRKFLQNVILVNPMMDHFNNLTEETNAHVHSERLEFGRIDPAAFLLRGGRAAPPTGLSQRGGGTSHQSGETPQQRGGTPPGGKHRQPRVGKRRRFVPLPRRGACQTNLLLLRALCPYSNVDPSCSEVFSPTKQPNQRIPFTLSVTPQRDNLFASAVLLYLNKYDVICKNANAVKYFLKYLHYERVHVRFCYYSFGFDSVGGRVNFLNFHSGEPPGEGQKQPLYISFSDRGGHGGLADYDSLLRRTLGRIHFLQRGSGVGSGMKSYDAV from the coding sequence ATGAAAATCTGCAACTACATCTTCGGCAAAGTGACAGACCCGTATAGCCACATTGAGAAGATAAAGGGACTGCTGGAGTTGCCCGCGGAAAGGGTTAAGAACAAATGGAGGGCCACAAATTTTGTGCAAAGCTGTGTGCGCAGGTATGAAGAGCAAGTGGAGGAGAAGagttacaaaataaaaaatgacgttCATGCGGCGCTACGGGAggacttctccccctccgaAAGAAACACCACTGAAGAGCTGCTCTTCATCAACAGATACTTATACTTTGAACATAGCACTGAGAAGAATCTACTGgtgtgtagaaaaaaaattaaaaggagaTTTGGGGTGAATAgctattttcataatattaataagtCGCTTCACCATTTGAAGAGGGAAGGGTACGTCTCGAGGGAGACGTCCGAAGTTGTGGCCGTGTTTCCAGCAAACTGctttatcaaatttttttgcacgaAGGGGAATCGCTTCTCTGCCTTTGTTATAGAGCGGAGTGATTGCTACGTCAACTGGGGGTATGTCTTCCGGGGGAGTTGGCTCGTTAGGGACTCCGACTTGGATCACTTCGCCGGTGCGGCTGCCTCGGAGGGGGGCCCTTCCCCGCGAGGGGGTGGCAGAAGAGACTCACTCAGGGGGTATAGAGCAGTGCAGAGGCTTCCCCGAAGCGGTGCCCCTCCCCTCGCTGGTCACTCGAACCGCCCCCGCTGCTGCCTCCTCTACCATGGCGAGGGCGTACAAAACATCGCATTTATGCAGACGAGACGATGCAAGGACGGCCCGGCTGGccatttctcccccccagatTTCCTCACAACCGAACTTGATGAGAAGCACCGGTGCAGCCGGCTGTTCCTCAACTCCTGTCGTTGCCTCCCCCCAAGGAAGAAGCTCCTCCTTTTAGAAGCAGACGAGAAAAACTTTCTTAGCATATACCTAAGTAAAGACACGAAGAGGATTTTCCTCTTGAGCGGAAACCACCACACGAATAGGCTCTTCCTAATTCAGTGCAAGGACGCGCCCAGGAAGGGGACCCCCCACTATGAGCTGAGGTTAATCAGACTGGTAGGGCAGCCACTCCTACGAGGGAAGTTCTTCCCTGAGCATTTTCGCCACCACGTGGTTCTCCTAAGGAAGGGGGACAACCTAACAGAAGTGTACTCTCTCCCCTGTGATGCTCTGCATCTGCATGCAGGGCAACTCGGACGAGCTAAGAAACGCGGAAGGGAAAGGGTCTTCTTCCCCACCCACTCGGTGGTCGTAACGAGGGAGGAAGTACCCATAGATGGTCGCTTACGCAGAATGGTAGCTCTGCAAAACTGCACGCTGCACGATTTTGACATGACCAGGTATGGCCTCGTCCTCTACGCCTATCGCTACTTTTTGAAGCCGCTTCTGTGCCTCTTATATTTGTTCTCCAAGCGGGGAAGACACCATGGGCGAGGCGAGGTGGATTCCACCTCCCCCAACATTGCTTCTACcccctccaccgcttctccctccaccaccgcttctccctccaccaccgcttctccctccaccaccgcttctccctccaccaccgcttccactCCCGCAAAGGAGAGCCGCTTGGTGGCCAAAATGAAGATCCTCTCCGTGCCCATCGCCAAGGGAAGCCTGCAGGGCGGATTGAACAGCCGCTTCCAAAGCCACCTCATAAGTGTGTACATCTGCAACCCGTTTGTGAGCAGCACCCGGGTGGTGGTCGACCTGCGAAGGGGGGCGGTGGCCCTTCCGAGGAACGTccagggggggcagcccccgagggggggaaatgaaaaaaaggaggaaaatgaagaaaatgaggaATATCCGCAAAATGTGGCAAATCCGCAAAATATGACCAAACTGACCAAAATGACAAATCCGCAGAGTGACCCCTTCTTCCGGGCGAAGAACAACCTCCGCTACGACCGCGAACTTGAAGgcatatttgcaaaaaataaaaactacCAAATTAGGGACCTCTTCATCCCCAcccaggaggggggggagctgcCAGTCACGCTCATCTATAGACGCAGGCGTAATGGCAACCTGTATCATAATGAGAAGGACCATTACAAGGGCTTTTCCAAACATGTAGAAGAGGAGAGTGCCTCCTTCACCGTGAGCGCTACCTCCTGGGGAGATCTATGCGTGCATTTCTCTTCACCACCGAGATGGAGCCTAGACGTGGGGGTGCAAGTGGAAGAGCACCTCCCTCTCTTCATTAAGCCAAGCAAAACCATCATCAACGTCTACCCCTTCTATCGGCAACTGAACATTTGCAGCTACTCGGATGAGttccacttcctccttttgagTAATTTCATCCTCGTTTATTTTCACCTGACCGGTTCAGGCGGATTACAGGAGGGGATAAGAAGCCCCCTATACAGAGACACCGCATGTAACAAGCTGCGAACCATCCGGGACCTCACCGATTCTATCAACTGCTTGAAACACTTGAACGTTAGTGAGACGGACAGCATGACCATCCATTTGCATTCCAACAGTGGCCTCCTGGGGGGGTTCCTGCTAAATGGGCAGAGGAagtttcttcaaaatgtcaTTTTGGTTAACCCTATGATGGACCACTTTAATAACCTCACCGAAGAGACGAACGCTCATGTGCATTCGGAGAGACTCGAGTTCGGTCGCATCGACCCTGCGGCCTTTCTGCTGAGGGGAGGCCGAGCCGCCCCCCCCACTGGGTTGtcgcagcgggggggaggtacTTCTCATCAGAGTGGAGAAACCCCTCAACAGAGAGGAGGAACCCCGCCAGGCGGTAAACACAGGCAACCCCGCGTGGGGAAGCGCCGAAGATTTGTCCCCCTCCCACGGAGAGGCGCATGCCAAACGAATCTGCTCCTTCTCCGCGCACTGTGCCCATACAGCAACGTAGACCCATCCTGCAGCGAGGTCTTCTCCCCCACAAAACAACCCAATCAGAGGATCCCATTCACACTTAGCGTAACCCCCCAGAGAGACAACCTCTTCGCAAGTGCTGTTCTCCTCTACCTCAATAAGTATGATgttatttgcaaaaatgcaaatgctgtgaagtattttttaaaataccttCACTACGAGCGTGTGCATGTGCGGTTCTGTTACTACTCCTTTGGCTTTGATTCTGTGGGAGGCAGGGTAAACTTCCTCAATTTCCACAGCGGGGAACccccgggggaggggcagaaGCAGCCCCTGTACATTTCCTTCTCCGACCGCGGGGGGCACGGCGGGCTCGCGGACTACGACTCGCTGCTGCGCCGGACGCTGGGCCGCATCCACTTTCTGCAGCGGGGGAGCGGTGTGGGAAGCGGTATGAAGAGCTATGACGCGGTGTGA
- a CDS encoding tyrosyl-tRNA synthetase, putative (encoded by transcript PVX_088145A): MEGEGVKREELEGATGEAAPQEAASQEATPQEDVSAKLADILSVASECIQPEELKARLLLKRRLVCYDGFEPSGRMHIAQGLLKCQIVNKLTSNGCRFIFWIADWFAQLNNKMSGDLKKIKKVGMYFIEVWKSCGMNMQNVEFLWASEEINKKPNEYWSLVIDISKSFNINRIKRCLKIMGRSEGEENYCSQILYPCMQCADIFFLNVDICQLGIDQRKVNMLAREYCEIKKMKKKPIILSHQMLPGLLEGQEKMSKSDENSAIFMDDSEADVNRKIKKGYCPPGVIESNPIFAYARSIVFPHYNEFALQRKEKNGGNKTYATIAELEADYLSGALHPLDLKDNVAIYLNKMLQPVRDHFQNDAAAKSLLSEIKKYKVTK, from the exons ATGGAAGGCGAGGGTGTCAAGCGGGAGGAACTGGAGGGCGCCACGGGGGAGGCCGCCCCACAGGAGGCCGCTTCACAGGAGGCCACCCCCCAGGAAGACGTGAGCGCCAAACTGGCGGACATCCTCTCCGTGGCGTCTGAGTGCATCCAGCCCGAGGAGCTGAAGGCCAGGCTGCTGCTGAAGAGGCGCCTGGTCTGCTACGATGGGTTCGAGCCGTCCGGCCGGATGCACATCGCGCAAG ggctTCTAAAATGCCAAATTGTTAACAAACTGACGAGCAACGGGTGCAGGTTCATCTTCTGGATCGCGGACTGGTTCGCGCAGCTGAATAACAAGATGTCGGGGGAcctaaagaaaataaaaaaagtgggcaTGTACTTCATCGAGGTGTGGAAGAGCTGCGGCATGAACATGCAGAACGTAGAGTTCCTCTGGGCCAGCGAAGAGATAAACAAGAAGCCGAACGAGTACTGGTCGCTAGTCATAGACATTTCTAAAAGCTTTAACATTAATAGAATCAAGAGGTGCTTAAAAATTATGGGGAGATCGGAGGGAGAGGAGAACTACTGCTCGCAGATTCTTTACCCTTGCATGCAGTGCgcagatatttttttcctaaatgTGGACATCTGCCAGTTAGGGATTGACCAAAGGAAGGTCAACATGCTTGCTCGGGAGTACTGCGAAAttaagaagatgaagaagaagcccaTCATCTTGTCTCATCAAATGCTTCCTGGTCTCCTGGAGGGACAGGAGAAGATGTCAAAGTCGGATGAGAATTCCGCCATCTTCATGGACGACTCCGAGGCAGACGTGAATAGGAAGATCAAGAAGGGGTATTGCCCCCCCGGTGTGATTGAGAGCAACCCCATTTTCGCCTACGCCCGCAGCATTGTCTTTCCCCACTACAACGAGTTCGCCCTGCAGCGAAAGGAGAAGAACGGCG gCAACAAGACCTACGCCACGATCGCCGAGCTGGAGGCGGACTACCTCAGCGGCGCACTGCACCCCCTCGACCTCAAGGACAACGTGGCCATCTACCTCAACAAAATGCTGCAGCCGGTGAGGGACCATTTCCAAAATGATGCCGCGGCGAAGAGTCTGCTGagtgaaattaaaaagtacaaGGTTACCAAGTGA